The following are encoded together in the Roseivirga misakiensis genome:
- a CDS encoding DinB family protein has protein sequence MRISTKFSVAGAVLLLASVTFLTSMKPVEDKGGYDWMKGRLDAAKAFTIEVLKAMPEDDYDFKPNDEQRTFAAQAYHIAYSVEYFQKAFSQPNAAWQPGDENSKSREELIKWAETKFDEMHTFILAADANDQLTAGIMYYLDHNSHHRGQLVTYLRMKGIKPPVYR, from the coding sequence ATGAGAATTAGCACGAAATTTTCGGTGGCTGGAGCAGTGCTACTACTAGCTTCCGTAACTTTTTTGACCTCCATGAAGCCTGTTGAGGATAAGGGCGGATATGATTGGATGAAAGGCCGGCTCGATGCTGCCAAGGCTTTCACAATTGAGGTATTGAAGGCAATGCCAGAAGATGATTATGACTTCAAGCCAAACGATGAGCAAAGAACCTTTGCAGCACAAGCTTACCATATTGCCTATAGCGTAGAATATTTTCAGAAAGCATTTTCACAACCAAATGCAGCTTGGCAGCCAGGAGATGAGAATTCAAAATCAAGAGAAGAACTGATTAAGTGGGCGGAAACTAAATTTGACGAAATGCACACATTCATCTTAGCAGCTGACGCTAATGACCAGCTAACAGCAGGTATTATGTACTATCTGGATCATAATTCGCATCATAGAGGACAATTAGTTACTTACCTAAGAATGAAGGGAATTAAGCCGCCAGTTTACAGGTAG
- a CDS encoding PadR family transcriptional regulator, with product MKGTQLGEFEELVLLIVGVLFPEAYGLSIREEIISQTKRKVAIGAVHSSLSRLQEKGFLKSELAEATHERGGRRKRLFTITANGKRALERNHELRNELFNQIPKIALKGLNFGGI from the coding sequence ATGAAAGGAACACAATTAGGAGAATTTGAAGAGCTAGTCCTATTGATTGTAGGTGTGCTCTTTCCCGAAGCCTATGGCCTAAGTATTCGTGAAGAGATTATCTCGCAGACTAAAAGAAAAGTAGCTATTGGTGCGGTACATTCATCGCTAAGTCGGCTTCAAGAAAAGGGTTTTTTGAAATCAGAACTCGCGGAAGCTACCCATGAAAGAGGAGGTCGAAGAAAACGTCTTTTTACCATCACCGCCAATGGTAAACGAGCGCTAGAACGAAACCATGAGTTGCGCAATGAGCTATTTAATCAAATTCCAAAGATCGCATTAAAAGGACTCAACTTCGGTGGCATCTAG
- a CDS encoding ABC transporter permease produces MASSKLYHPPKFADWILRRVCKGNLLEEIEGDLFEHYQVLRQDYPKWRSNVLYWFHIIHFLRPFALKRVAQISNNTMMFKNYLTIALRNFKKYSLYSFLNLSGLVVGITSCLLIFLYVRQEYNVDRNFPNAENIYRVVTDMKLGDREIHTPTAPVVLAEHMIKTVPEVENAARLMLGQFNTVVDLEEKQMRVFNVTYATSELLDLFSFSFVSGNPEGALDEPKTMVMSETMSEHLFPGEDAFGKIVTYNSADFIVKGVYKDMSDNAHFKFDLIMSHAYQTSRYDYGWNNLNSYTYLKLKPGTDPLQIESKLNAALETHMKPLMEGWFQVPADEINSEGNHARFYLQPLVDIHLKSNLPREFQANGSIENVRTISLIGIIILLIASINFINLSTARAALRAKEVGVRKVMGSERRQLVTQFLFESSLYSFVAFVLSGLLAFVTLPYFNHLAGTDMTFSLGGTTPLWLVMLIGALVIGIVAGFYPAIVLSSFNPVKSLKGQEVRSGGKAWLRSGLVILQFSVSTFLAICTIVINNQLDYVLDKSLGFEQDDLIILEVMDLNRYDRGETAIINELESSPNIISYSRTDYIPINGSRGEYYVDKIDEQGEIQTVNAQSWPINEAYIPTMGMEVIRGRNYENELASDSNAVIINQSMAQALQMEDPIGQSLQWKVNGKVYNMSVVGVVKDFHYGSMKETIKPLMFYKGYDPWTLSVKFSGSPSEALSTLEGIWSDHSGGQPFIARLASEDYRMLYQKEGQLKGLVNAFSTLAVLVAILGLVGLASFMAEQRQKEMGIRKVLGAKSIQLFRKMIAGFTVLVGIACLIAIPVANWVSSQWLSDYAYRIEISPMIYVMACLIMLVLSWITVSFQSLKVANTNPIDNLRTE; encoded by the coding sequence GTGGCATCTAGTAAACTATACCACCCTCCAAAATTCGCTGATTGGATTCTGAGGCGAGTCTGTAAAGGTAACCTGCTTGAGGAAATTGAGGGTGACTTATTCGAGCACTATCAAGTGCTGCGACAAGATTATCCAAAATGGAGGTCCAATGTCCTCTATTGGTTCCATATAATACATTTTTTAAGACCCTTTGCTTTAAAAAGGGTCGCTCAAATATCTAACAACACAATGATGTTCAAAAACTATTTAACAATCGCCCTGAGAAACTTTAAAAAGTATTCTCTCTATTCGTTCCTCAACCTTTCTGGTCTAGTGGTGGGGATCACTTCTTGCCTACTTATTTTTCTTTATGTCAGACAGGAATACAATGTAGATAGGAATTTTCCTAATGCTGAAAATATCTACAGAGTCGTTACCGACATGAAATTGGGAGACAGAGAGATTCACACTCCTACTGCTCCTGTAGTATTAGCGGAGCATATGATAAAAACTGTGCCTGAGGTAGAAAATGCAGCTCGTCTGATGCTTGGTCAATTTAATACGGTGGTCGACCTAGAAGAAAAGCAGATGCGGGTTTTTAATGTGACCTATGCTACCAGTGAATTACTCGATCTATTTTCCTTCTCTTTTGTGTCAGGAAATCCAGAAGGTGCTTTAGACGAACCCAAGACAATGGTCATGTCTGAAACTATGTCTGAACACCTTTTCCCAGGAGAAGATGCCTTTGGGAAAATAGTTACTTATAACAGTGCTGACTTTATCGTAAAAGGGGTTTACAAAGACATGAGTGATAACGCACATTTCAAGTTTGATCTCATTATGTCTCATGCTTACCAGACAAGTAGATATGATTATGGATGGAACAACCTTAATTCCTATACCTATTTGAAGCTAAAGCCTGGAACAGACCCACTGCAAATAGAGTCAAAATTAAATGCAGCCCTCGAAACGCATATGAAGCCCCTGATGGAAGGTTGGTTTCAGGTACCTGCCGATGAGATCAATTCTGAGGGTAACCACGCACGATTTTATCTTCAACCTCTGGTTGATATTCACTTAAAATCTAACCTGCCCCGAGAGTTTCAGGCCAATGGAAGTATCGAAAATGTAAGAACAATCTCACTGATTGGCATCATCATTTTGCTTATCGCAAGCATCAACTTTATTAACCTTAGTACCGCGCGTGCAGCGCTCAGAGCAAAAGAAGTAGGTGTTAGAAAGGTGATGGGCTCAGAACGCCGACAGCTTGTTACACAATTCTTGTTTGAATCAAGTCTCTACAGCTTTGTTGCATTTGTGCTTTCTGGTCTGCTGGCCTTTGTCACATTACCATACTTTAACCATTTAGCAGGTACCGATATGACGTTTAGCCTGGGAGGTACGACACCACTCTGGCTTGTCATGCTAATAGGTGCCCTGGTAATCGGCATAGTCGCGGGTTTTTACCCAGCCATTGTTCTTTCTTCATTTAATCCTGTCAAGAGTTTAAAAGGACAAGAAGTTAGAAGCGGTGGTAAAGCTTGGTTAAGAAGTGGGCTCGTTATTTTACAGTTCTCCGTTTCAACGTTTCTGGCCATCTGTACCATTGTGATCAACAATCAATTGGATTACGTTTTGGACAAATCATTAGGTTTTGAACAGGATGATTTGATCATTTTAGAGGTTATGGATTTAAATCGGTACGACCGAGGAGAAACTGCCATAATAAATGAGCTAGAATCAAGTCCAAATATCATTAGCTATAGCCGAACAGACTACATTCCAATTAATGGTTCCAGAGGGGAATATTATGTCGACAAGATTGACGAACAAGGAGAAATACAAACGGTGAATGCGCAAAGCTGGCCAATTAATGAAGCTTACATTCCTACCATGGGCATGGAAGTCATCAGAGGAAGAAATTATGAAAATGAACTGGCTTCGGATAGCAACGCAGTGATCATTAATCAAAGTATGGCCCAGGCCTTACAAATGGAAGACCCAATTGGTCAAAGCTTACAATGGAAGGTCAACGGTAAAGTATATAATATGAGTGTGGTGGGGGTTGTGAAGGATTTCCATTACGGTTCTATGAAAGAGACCATCAAGCCACTCATGTTCTATAAAGGTTATGATCCATGGACCTTATCAGTAAAATTTTCTGGAAGCCCTTCTGAAGCCTTGTCAACATTGGAAGGCATATGGAGCGACCACTCTGGAGGGCAACCATTTATAGCACGACTAGCCAGCGAGGATTATAGAATGCTATATCAAAAAGAGGGTCAACTGAAAGGGTTAGTCAATGCCTTCTCTACATTAGCAGTTCTCGTGGCCATTTTAGGACTAGTTGGTTTGGCATCTTTCATGGCGGAGCAACGCCAAAAAGAAATGGGTATTAGAAAGGTACTCGGAGCTAAGTCCATTCAGCTTTTTAGAAAAATGATTGCAGGTTTTACGGTATTAGTCGGCATAGCCTGTTTAATCGCTATACCTGTGGCAAATTGGGTAAGTAGCCAATGGTTAAGTGATTATGCGTATCGCATAGAAATAAGCCCAATGATCTATGTCATGGCTTGCTTGATAATGCTAGTGCTGTCTTGGATAACGGTAAGCTTTCAATCGCTCAAAGTAGCAAATACTAACCCAATAGATAATTTAAGAACGGAATAG
- a CDS encoding ABC transporter permease, with amino-acid sequence MAYNQLYHPPKFADWFLRQVCKGNLLEEIEGDLFEHYQVIREMHPKWRADLAYWFHMVNFLRPFALKKIGQNSSTIIMYRSYFKFTLRHMWRKKLSTSFNLIGLVLAFMVCGFIYLHLQQELSFDKFHANSEDMYRVAWMNDNPQTRTPHPLAQAMVNDLPEVESAVSLSPIYGAGLTKQSVTLTLEKENISFAEPNGYFVDSTFFDVFDFKFLEGNPETALKSPFGVLLSKSTAKRYFGDKPAVGSRLSFDVNTDMLEVVGVVEDAPKTSHFHYNFLISYVTLKSLNFNDPWMSWDDFGHFNYVKLKAGSDPKALENKIPTWVQNYLDWSDEGIESLIAGEYKFELQPIEDIHLHSNIRWELESNSSFSYLIIYGVSGLFILLISIINFVNLSTARSAERLKEVGVKKTLGAYRGQLLSQFVFESLFSSLLALAMGIFAMYALQDAFNQLVNGQILAQDIWETNSLLFMLGVTVITAIFAAAYPAIYLNALHPGQILKGTTQKKIGGAFVRNTLLSVQLIAAILMVTGSLIINGQISFLKNKDLGFQQDNLMVVELSNYVNKSELIKEAFSKLSGIASVATVSNVPGGQFNQHSIYAEKDPSVRTDAAEAFIDDDALSVLGIELLEGRMLDETIASDSSGTSFLINETAAKQLNLSDPVGETLFWEDNENLVKGRIVGLVKDFHYKSLHVPIRPIIMMVQPRRLNYLIAQADTKALSTLIPQMEQTFGEIYPEDDFRLTFLDEQIAELYKEESRTLLLTSILSGISIFLAIAGLVGIVSIAIKQRVKEIGIRKILGASVKEILMLINGRYVIITLMALALALPVSYLSMNSWMENFTYQHAINPMVYLLTGMCALVLIFITISAISLRTVRSNPADALRIE; translated from the coding sequence GTGGCATATAATCAACTATATCACCCGCCCAAATTCGCCGATTGGTTTCTGAGGCAAGTCTGTAAAGGCAACCTGCTTGAGGAAATTGAAGGGGACTTATTTGAGCACTATCAAGTCATTCGGGAAATGCATCCAAAATGGCGGGCAGATTTAGCCTATTGGTTTCATATGGTCAATTTTCTGAGACCCTTTGCGCTGAAAAAAATCGGTCAAAACTCATCAACAATTATTATGTACAGAAGCTATTTTAAATTCACCCTACGTCACATGTGGCGTAAAAAATTAAGTACAAGCTTTAACCTAATTGGCTTAGTGTTGGCCTTTATGGTTTGCGGTTTTATTTACCTGCATTTACAGCAAGAATTGTCTTTTGACAAGTTTCATGCAAACTCAGAAGACATGTATCGAGTGGCATGGATGAATGATAATCCTCAAACACGAACGCCGCATCCTTTGGCCCAGGCAATGGTCAATGACCTGCCAGAGGTTGAATCCGCGGTAAGTCTTTCTCCGATCTATGGTGCTGGTCTCACCAAACAGTCAGTTACACTAACACTGGAAAAGGAGAATATCAGCTTTGCTGAGCCCAATGGTTACTTTGTTGACAGCACCTTCTTCGATGTTTTTGATTTTAAATTTCTAGAAGGAAACCCTGAAACTGCCTTGAAAAGTCCGTTCGGGGTGCTGCTATCAAAGTCCACAGCCAAACGCTATTTCGGTGATAAACCTGCTGTGGGGAGCAGGCTATCTTTTGACGTCAATACCGATATGTTGGAAGTTGTCGGTGTGGTAGAAGATGCGCCAAAGACGTCCCATTTTCATTACAATTTCCTTATCTCATATGTGACATTAAAATCACTCAATTTCAACGATCCTTGGATGTCTTGGGATGATTTTGGACACTTTAACTATGTAAAACTTAAAGCAGGTTCTGATCCAAAAGCCTTGGAAAACAAGATTCCTACATGGGTTCAAAATTATTTAGATTGGTCTGATGAAGGTATCGAGTCACTAATCGCTGGAGAATATAAATTCGAATTACAGCCTATTGAAGATATTCATCTGCACTCCAATATTCGATGGGAATTGGAGTCAAATTCGAGCTTCTCCTACTTAATTATTTATGGCGTATCTGGACTATTTATCTTATTGATTTCAATTATAAATTTTGTCAATCTCAGTACGGCCAGATCTGCAGAAAGGCTCAAGGAAGTCGGTGTAAAAAAGACATTAGGGGCTTACCGAGGCCAATTGCTATCTCAGTTTGTTTTCGAATCACTGTTCTCATCATTACTTGCTTTGGCCATGGGCATATTTGCCATGTATGCGCTCCAAGATGCTTTTAACCAACTTGTTAATGGCCAAATCTTAGCCCAAGACATTTGGGAAACCAATTCCCTATTATTCATGCTTGGCGTTACGGTGATCACGGCAATTTTTGCGGCAGCCTACCCCGCCATCTATTTGAATGCATTGCATCCTGGTCAAATTTTGAAAGGAACTACTCAGAAGAAAATTGGTGGTGCTTTTGTGAGAAATACACTACTATCCGTACAACTGATTGCGGCCATTCTGATGGTCACAGGAAGTCTTATCATCAATGGACAGATCTCATTTTTGAAAAATAAAGATCTTGGATTTCAGCAAGATAATCTGATGGTTGTTGAACTTAGTAACTACGTCAATAAGTCCGAATTAATTAAAGAAGCATTCAGTAAACTTTCAGGTATAGCGTCAGTAGCGACCGTTTCTAACGTTCCAGGAGGGCAGTTCAATCAGCACAGTATTTATGCCGAAAAAGACCCTTCTGTAAGAACTGATGCAGCGGAGGCTTTTATAGATGATGATGCACTTTCGGTTTTGGGCATAGAACTTCTAGAAGGTCGAATGTTGGACGAAACTATTGCCTCAGACTCCTCTGGAACATCCTTTCTGATCAACGAAACCGCTGCGAAACAACTGAATTTATCGGATCCTGTGGGAGAAACCCTTTTCTGGGAAGACAATGAGAATCTGGTAAAGGGCCGAATTGTTGGGCTAGTGAAAGACTTTCATTATAAATCTTTACATGTCCCGATCAGGCCGATCATCATGATGGTTCAACCTCGTCGTTTGAATTACTTAATCGCTCAGGCCGATACCAAAGCCTTATCAACGTTGATTCCACAAATGGAGCAAACTTTTGGAGAGATTTATCCAGAAGATGATTTCAGGCTGACCTTCTTAGATGAGCAAATCGCCGAACTCTATAAAGAAGAGTCTAGAACGCTCTTACTCACTTCAATTCTTTCCGGTATTTCGATTTTTTTAGCAATCGCTGGATTAGTTGGCATTGTGTCGATAGCGATTAAGCAACGCGTCAAGGAGATCGGCATACGAAAAATCCTAGGGGCATCAGTGAAGGAAATTCTCATGTTGATCAACGGTCGATATGTCATCATCACACTGATGGCCTTAGCACTTGCACTTCCAGTATCTTATCTATCGATGAATAGCTGGATGGAAAATTTTACTTATCAGCATGCCATAAACCCAATGGTATACTTGCTTACAGGCATGTGTGCATTGGTATTGATATTTATAACGATTAGTGCAATCTCACTAAGAACAGTAAGGAGCAATCCTGCTGACGCGCTAAGAATCGAATAG
- a CDS encoding PadR family transcriptional regulator, whose product MKKYQLGEFEELVLLTVGVLYGEAYGVAIKEEIEQRHNRKVSVGALQSALRRMEDKGFLESEFGEATKARGGKRKRYFKITAHGKNALDHNIQTRLELWNQIPDVAFQFKLC is encoded by the coding sequence ATGAAGAAATATCAGCTAGGAGAGTTTGAAGAACTGGTTCTTCTTACGGTGGGTGTACTTTACGGAGAGGCTTATGGTGTGGCCATAAAAGAAGAAATAGAGCAGCGCCATAACCGTAAAGTCTCCGTGGGAGCATTGCAATCTGCTTTGCGCCGAATGGAGGATAAGGGTTTTCTAGAGTCTGAATTTGGAGAAGCCACTAAGGCACGTGGCGGTAAAAGAAAACGCTATTTCAAAATCACGGCACACGGTAAAAATGCGCTAGATCATAATATTCAGACGAGGCTAGAATTATGGAATCAGATCCCAGATGTAGCCTTTCAATTTAAATTATGCTAA
- a CDS encoding ABC transporter permease: MLKKFGQKLIRFYCHPDYQEDIIGDLEEYFEVHSQERGFQYANRKFFWDALLLFRLSLLKDKWFSQQLINIPMVKNIFKTAFRVFWREKGYSLMNIFGLTVGIAASMLLLLYVESEKSVNQFHRDIDNIFQVMEHQTYPNSVRTFDDNPGPLVTVFSDEMPEVEYMAAFTRSQEILLSIDDKGYKETGMWASEDFFEIFDVDFIEGQKENSLTDPSMVYISRSVKERIFGSETALTKTINFDGWGDYQVAGVFEDVPSATTIDFDFILPYQVWREVFTWVESWDNSGVKGLAKLSPGTDVDAFNQKIAGYINEKIPGRDHNVTIFLQPLKDRYLYNNFENGFISGGRITYAKLLTAVAYFILLIAIINFVNLATARSTKRAKEVGVKKIVGSTRGLLRAQFMTESLLLALISTALAGLIIMSVITPLNMLVGKSMSFSVSSIDQMSKLLIIGLGVGLLAGIYPALILSSFKPLSVVKGSFKSSGWSNGIRKGLVVFQFTISTLLIISTLVVRNQMDYIKSKNLGYNKEHLVTIPVEGALRDQVVQAQFKSTVLSNSNFKNVSFSGGTPLSFFSSTDAGFSWEGKVGELSNKFRIINTDVDFFDTYGIEIVKGRGFDPELATDTLNYIINEQAAEAMNVEDPILLPVSLWGSPGRIIGVVKDFHYSSLHEKIGPMVMPYRPNYPTDLTIKMTGQNVVESIAYLEKVMADINPSYPFEYSFVDVEYEQLYQNEATIGTLANYFSAIAIFISLLGLFGLSSFSADQRSKEIGIRKVLGARVSDITFQISKGFLVLVGVGFVLAAPLGYGFMNNWLQTFEYRTQIGVTVFILSAFISMFITLLAVSYHALKAAYTNPIQSLRSE, encoded by the coding sequence ATGCTAAAAAAGTTTGGTCAAAAACTTATCCGCTTTTACTGCCACCCCGATTATCAAGAAGATATTATCGGGGATTTGGAAGAGTATTTCGAGGTTCACAGCCAAGAAAGAGGGTTTCAGTATGCAAATCGAAAATTCTTTTGGGACGCACTATTGCTCTTCAGACTCTCACTACTCAAGGACAAGTGGTTTTCACAACAACTAATCAACATTCCAATGGTCAAAAACATATTTAAAACAGCATTTCGAGTATTCTGGAGAGAAAAGGGGTATTCCCTGATGAACATTTTTGGGCTTACCGTAGGCATAGCAGCCAGTATGCTCTTATTACTATATGTCGAATCAGAAAAATCAGTTAACCAATTCCATCGAGATATTGATAATATTTTTCAAGTCATGGAGCATCAAACTTACCCGAACAGTGTGCGGACTTTTGATGATAATCCAGGGCCTTTAGTCACAGTTTTTAGTGATGAAATGCCCGAGGTAGAATATATGGCTGCTTTTACAAGGTCTCAGGAAATTCTGCTCAGCATAGACGATAAAGGCTATAAGGAGACCGGAATGTGGGCGAGTGAAGATTTCTTCGAAATATTCGATGTTGATTTCATCGAAGGTCAAAAGGAAAACTCGTTGACCGACCCATCGATGGTTTATATTTCAAGAAGTGTCAAGGAAAGAATTTTTGGATCGGAAACCGCCCTTACAAAAACGATAAATTTTGATGGCTGGGGTGATTATCAAGTTGCAGGTGTATTTGAAGATGTCCCTAGTGCTACGACTATCGATTTCGATTTTATTCTACCATACCAAGTCTGGCGAGAAGTATTTACATGGGTGGAGTCATGGGACAATAGTGGCGTAAAAGGTCTTGCAAAACTTTCTCCAGGAACGGACGTCGATGCTTTTAACCAAAAGATTGCTGGATATATAAATGAAAAGATTCCAGGCCGAGATCACAACGTAACCATATTCTTACAACCGCTCAAGGACAGGTATCTTTATAACAATTTCGAAAACGGCTTTATTTCAGGCGGCCGAATTACTTACGCTAAACTACTTACGGCAGTAGCCTATTTTATCTTACTCATCGCCATCATCAACTTTGTAAATCTGGCCACGGCTAGATCTACTAAACGGGCCAAGGAAGTAGGCGTAAAGAAGATAGTTGGTTCTACAAGAGGGTTACTTCGGGCTCAATTTATGACGGAGTCTTTATTGTTAGCCCTAATTTCCACGGCTTTGGCAGGGCTGATTATCATGAGTGTGATTACACCGCTGAATATGCTAGTCGGGAAGAGTATGAGCTTCTCCGTTTCATCCATAGATCAAATGTCAAAGCTTTTGATTATTGGGCTGGGTGTTGGGCTATTGGCGGGCATATACCCAGCTCTTATCCTTTCAAGCTTTAAGCCCCTAAGCGTGGTAAAAGGGTCTTTTAAGTCTTCCGGTTGGTCTAATGGTATTCGTAAAGGCTTAGTCGTATTTCAATTCACTATTTCAACGCTACTGATTATTTCAACGCTAGTAGTTCGAAACCAGATGGACTACATTAAGAGTAAGAATTTGGGTTATAATAAAGAGCACTTGGTGACGATTCCTGTTGAAGGAGCACTTCGCGATCAAGTAGTTCAAGCGCAATTCAAGTCCACAGTGCTTTCAAATAGCAATTTCAAAAATGTAAGCTTTTCTGGAGGAACACCCCTCAGCTTTTTCTCTTCGACCGATGCAGGCTTTTCTTGGGAAGGAAAAGTAGGAGAACTTAGTAATAAATTCCGCATCATCAATACTGATGTTGACTTCTTCGATACCTATGGAATTGAGATTGTAAAAGGAAGGGGTTTTGACCCAGAACTAGCCACAGATACTCTGAATTATATTATCAATGAGCAAGCGGCTGAAGCAATGAATGTGGAAGACCCTATTTTGCTGCCAGTTTCCCTATGGGGTAGCCCAGGTCGCATTATAGGCGTCGTAAAAGACTTTCATTATAGTTCTTTACATGAAAAAATAGGGCCTATGGTAATGCCTTATCGACCAAACTACCCAACGGATCTTACGATTAAAATGACGGGCCAAAATGTGGTAGAGAGTATAGCCTATTTAGAAAAAGTAATGGCTGACATTAACCCAAGCTATCCGTTTGAATACAGTTTTGTCGATGTAGAATACGAGCAACTCTATCAAAACGAAGCTACAATTGGCACTTTGGCTAATTACTTCTCAGCCATCGCTATTTTTATTTCCCTGCTTGGACTGTTCGGCCTGTCCAGTTTTTCAGCTGATCAGCGAAGTAAAGAGATTGGGATTAGAAAGGTCCTTGGCGCAAGAGTATCTGATATTACCTTTCAGATATCTAAAGGCTTTTTAGTCTTGGTGGGTGTCGGCTTTGTGCTTGCTGCTCCACTTGGTTATGGTTTCATGAATAATTGGCTCCAGACTTTCGAGTATAGGACGCAAATTGGAGTCACTGTTTTTATCCTTTCCGCCTTTATTTCAATGTTTATAACACTTTTAGCGGTTAGCTACCATGCGCTCAAAGCAGCTTACACCAATCCAATTCAAAGTTTAAGGTCTGAATAG